A region of Vespula vulgaris chromosome 1, iyVesVulg1.1, whole genome shotgun sequence DNA encodes the following proteins:
- the LOC127069356 gene encoding probable phosphoserine aminotransferase yields MVDQQHDKKEQRVINFGAGPAKLPEEVLREVQAELLSFAGSGISILELSHRSKDFEKIVNGAQNILRDLLNIPDNYKILFMQGGGTGLFAAIPLNLMTTGTADYIVTGSWSAKAAKEATKYGKINMVLPKESKYTGIPDQSKWNLDSKTSYVYYCANETIHGVEWNYIPETNGVPLIADMSSNILTKPLDISKFGLIFAGAQKNIGPAGVTLVIVRDNLLGHAMSVCPSILNFTIMANDNSLHNTPPLFQIYFVDRVFNWIKERGGVETMEKNAIKKSQKIYNVIDKSDGFYKCPIDINARSKMNIPFRIRDNDEELEKEFLSGAVSRGMLQLKGHRSVGGIRASLYNAIREDEVEVLAEYMKWFHKQHSKK; encoded by the exons ATGGTTGATCAACAACATGATAAAAAGGAACAACGTGTTATCAACTTCGGTGCAGGACCGGCAAAATTACCAGAAGAG GTATTGAGAGAAGTACAGGCAGAGTTGCTTTCGTTTGCGGGTAGTGGGATAAGTATACTCGAATTAAGTCACCGTTCGAAAGATTTCGAAAAGATCGTCAATGGCGcgcaaaatattttacgagattTGTT AAATATACCAGATAATTATAAGATTTTGTTCATGCAAGGAGGAGGCACGGGATTATTTGCAGCTATTCCATTAAATTTAATGACCACCGGTACGGCGGATTACATCGTTACAG gaTCATGGTCAGCCAAAGCAGCGAAAGAAGCAACTAAATACGGAAAAATTAATATGGTTTTACCAAAAGAATCAAAATATACAGGAATACCGGATCAGAGTAAATGGAATTTGGATTCGAAAACATCTTATGTTTATTATTGCGCTAATGAAACCATTCATG gTGTCGAATGGAATTATATTCCGGAAACAAACGGAGTACCGCTCATCGCCGATATGTCATCGAACATATTAACGAAACCTCTGGATATTTCGAAA TTTGGGTTAATCTTTGCCGGCGCACAAAAGAATATCGGACCAGCTGGCGTTACTTTGGTAATTGTACGAGATAATCTTCTTGGTCATGCCATGTCAGTTTGTCCctctattttaaatttcacCATAATGGCAAACGATAATTCTTTACATAATACTCCGCCTCTTTTcca GATATATTTTGTGGATCGAGTATTTAACTGGATAAAAGAACGCGGAGGCGTTGAAACTATGgaaaaaaatgcaattaaaaagagtcaaaagatatataatgtaatcgATAAATCTGATGGATTTTATAAATGTCCAATCGATATAAATGCACGCAGCAAAATGAATATTCCATTTAGAATAAGAGACAATGATGAGGaactagaaaaagaatttctttctggTGCAGTCAGTCGTGGAATGCTTCAGTTAAAGGGTCACAG GTCTGTTGGTGGTATACGTGCTTCATTATATAATGCAATTCGAGAAGATGAAGTAGAAGTATTAGCAGAATATATGAA
- the LOC127069414 gene encoding succinate dehydrogenase assembly factor 4, mitochondrial: MYKFSEKMFNGKVMPDMAQNVRIIIDLKGLNKTNSLFIDCIRLFSEKKTNGKVESERIKEFRKKLRERTPLDKLPEFEEGKHPYQEKEPLKSFPDNTNPKTGEINGPRGPEPTRYGDWERKGRVSDF, translated from the exons atgtataaatttagtgaaaaaatgtttaatggCAAAGTTATGCCAGATATGGCTCAAAATgttcgaataataattgacCTGAAAGGATTGAACAAAACAAACAG tCTTTTCATAGATTGCATACGTTTGTTTtctgagaaaaaaacaaatggaaaagTGGAAAGTGAAAGGATTAAAGAATTTAGGAAAAAATTACGTGAACGTACACCTCTAG ataaattacCAGAATTTGAAGAAGGAAAGCATCcatatcaagaaaaagaaccTTTGAAATCATTTCCAGATAATACAAATCCAAAAACAGGTGAAATTAATGGACCTCGTGGACCAGAACCAACTCGTTATGGAGAttgggaaagaaaaggacgtgTATCAGACTTTTAG